In the Gemmatimonas sp. genome, one interval contains:
- the aspS gene encoding aspartate--tRNA ligase, with protein sequence MSSLPEQSVLATTLRTDTCGLLRAPDVGRTVRLGGWVHRSRDLGGLVFIDLRDRTGLVQLAFGPAWSDTETLRIAAAVGVESVVLCEGEVVAREPERLNPDMLTGTIEVRVTSLRVVGPAVTPALPVARGRGEKMAAEELRLRHRYLDLRRPELQENLVLRHRLLQVSRRFLSDRGYLELETPILTKPTPEGARDYLVPSRVHPGEFYALPQSPQIYKQLFMCCGFDRYFQIARCFRDEDLRADRQPEFTQIDIEASFIEREDILALAEGLIGALWTEAGHTIPAHFDRMSYRDAMEFYGCDRPDLRYDLRLADYTAVFAGLEFAVTASAIANGARVRGLIVPGGAAWSRKQVDELEALAKSAGAGGLLRLRHADGAYDGPLAKFLTDDAREAFALADGDLALFVAAPDRVSSPALDRVRQECARRLDLVDDTRPRFIVVMDFPMFEEDPTTGALAAVHHPFTAPHPEDMQAFPDQPARWRALAYDVVLNGTELGGGSIRISDPAMQSRMFSLLGIGDVADQERRFGFLLEGLRAGAPPHGGIAFGFDRIAMLLSGAPSLRDVIAFPKTTAARSLFEGAPVAVAAEDLAELHLTVTGTGT encoded by the coding sequence ATGTCGTCTTTGCCAGAACAGTCCGTGCTCGCCACGACCCTTCGTACCGACACCTGTGGCCTCCTGCGCGCGCCGGATGTCGGTCGCACCGTTCGCTTGGGCGGATGGGTGCACCGGAGCCGTGATCTCGGCGGCCTTGTGTTCATCGATCTGCGCGACCGCACCGGTCTGGTGCAGTTGGCCTTCGGGCCGGCGTGGAGCGATACCGAGACGCTGCGCATCGCGGCGGCCGTGGGTGTCGAGTCGGTCGTGTTGTGCGAAGGGGAAGTCGTTGCACGCGAGCCCGAACGGCTGAATCCGGATATGCTCACCGGCACGATCGAAGTGCGGGTGACATCATTGCGTGTGGTCGGTCCCGCCGTCACCCCGGCGCTGCCGGTGGCCCGCGGACGCGGCGAAAAGATGGCGGCCGAAGAGCTGCGCTTGCGTCACCGCTATCTCGACCTGCGCCGTCCGGAATTGCAGGAGAATCTGGTGCTGCGTCACCGGCTGTTGCAGGTGTCGCGCCGCTTCCTCAGCGATCGTGGCTATCTCGAACTCGAGACGCCGATTCTCACCAAGCCGACACCGGAAGGCGCGCGCGATTACCTCGTGCCGAGCCGCGTCCATCCGGGCGAATTCTACGCGTTGCCGCAGTCGCCGCAGATCTACAAGCAGCTGTTCATGTGCTGCGGCTTCGATCGGTACTTCCAGATCGCGCGCTGCTTCCGCGACGAAGATCTCCGCGCCGATCGGCAGCCGGAGTTCACACAGATCGACATTGAAGCGTCGTTCATCGAGCGCGAAGATATCCTGGCGCTCGCCGAAGGGCTGATCGGTGCGCTGTGGACCGAAGCGGGCCACACCATCCCGGCGCACTTCGATCGCATGAGCTATCGCGATGCCATGGAGTTCTATGGCTGCGATCGCCCCGATCTGCGATACGACCTCCGGCTGGCTGACTACACGGCGGTGTTCGCCGGTCTCGAATTCGCGGTCACCGCGAGCGCGATCGCCAACGGCGCGCGCGTGCGCGGACTCATCGTGCCGGGTGGTGCCGCCTGGAGCCGCAAACAGGTGGATGAGTTGGAAGCGCTCGCCAAAAGCGCCGGCGCGGGTGGCCTGCTGCGTCTACGGCACGCCGACGGCGCCTACGACGGTCCGTTGGCCAAGTTCCTCACCGACGACGCGCGCGAAGCCTTCGCGCTCGCCGATGGCGATCTCGCCCTGTTCGTGGCTGCTCCCGATCGTGTGTCCAGTCCCGCGCTCGATCGCGTGCGACAGGAGTGCGCGCGCCGCCTCGATCTGGTCGACGACACGCGGCCGCGCTTCATCGTGGTGATGGACTTTCCGATGTTCGAGGAAGATCCCACCACTGGGGCGCTCGCGGCCGTGCACCACCCATTCACCGCGCCGCATCCGGAAGACATGCAGGCGTTTCCTGACCAGCCGGCGCGTTGGCGTGCCTTGGCCTACGATGTCGTCCTCAACGGCACGGAACTCGGTGGTGGCAGCATCCGTATCAGCGATCCAGCCATGCAGTCGCGCATGTTCTCGTTGCTGGGTATCGGTGATGTCGCCGATCAAGAGCGGCGTTTCGGCTTTCTGCTCGAAGGCCTCCGGGCCGGTGCGCCGCCGCATGGAGGAATTGCCTTCGGCTTCGATCGTATCGCGATGCTGCTGTCGGGCGCGCCGTCGCTGCGCGACGTGATCGCGTTCCCGAAGACCACCGCGGCGCGCTCGCTCTTCGAGGGCGCGCCGGTGGCCGTGGCAGCGGAAGATCTGGCGGAGTTGCACCTCACCGTCACCGGGACCGGCACGTGA
- a CDS encoding PhoH family protein — MSGNDRAPETVTTRVSVEGADMQMLAGANDANLVELGRATGTRVALRGDSLTITGDLDNVTRAEPIATAMVMLVREGKTLSADDVLRLSLTERPADAPAATNGALVLPGARRGVQPKTPGQAEYLKQIGEHDIVVGVGPAGTGKTYLAVAAAVDALMRKRVRRIVLARPAVEAGESLGFLPGDMQAKIDPYLRPLYDALDDLIPVERLQKLIETRTIEVAPLAFMRGRTLSDSFVILDEAQNATGLQMKMFLTRLGVSSKIVITGDKTQVDLPRREDSGLMQIERILHGIEGISFHYFTDADVVRHRLVRDIIRAYNADAAGA, encoded by the coding sequence GTGAGCGGCAACGATCGCGCCCCCGAGACCGTGACGACGCGCGTGTCCGTCGAAGGCGCGGACATGCAGATGCTCGCCGGTGCCAACGACGCCAATCTCGTGGAACTCGGGCGCGCCACGGGCACGCGCGTGGCGCTGCGCGGCGACAGCCTCACGATCACCGGTGATCTCGACAACGTCACCCGTGCCGAGCCTATCGCGACGGCAATGGTCATGCTCGTGCGCGAGGGGAAGACCCTGAGTGCCGACGACGTGCTGCGGCTGTCCCTGACCGAGCGTCCGGCCGATGCGCCGGCGGCCACCAACGGCGCCCTCGTGCTGCCGGGGGCGCGGCGCGGCGTCCAGCCGAAAACGCCTGGGCAGGCCGAGTACCTCAAGCAGATCGGCGAGCACGATATCGTGGTCGGCGTTGGTCCCGCGGGCACGGGCAAGACCTATCTTGCCGTCGCCGCGGCGGTCGATGCGCTCATGCGGAAGCGCGTGCGGCGCATTGTGCTGGCGCGTCCGGCGGTGGAGGCGGGCGAAAGTCTCGGGTTTCTGCCGGGGGACATGCAGGCCAAGATCGATCCGTATCTCCGCCCGCTGTACGATGCCCTCGACGATCTCATTCCGGTCGAGCGTCTGCAAAAGCTCATCGAGACGCGCACCATCGAAGTGGCTCCGCTGGCCTTTATGCGCGGGCGTACGCTCAGCGATTCGTTCGTCATTCTCGACGAAGCGCAGAATGCGACCGGCCTGCAGATGAAGATGTTTCTCACGCGGCTGGGCGTGAGTTCGAAGATCGTGATCACCGGCGACAAGACACAGGTCGACCTGCCGCGCCGCGAAGACTCGGGCCTCATGCAGATCGAACGTATTCTGCACGGGATCGAAGGGATTTCGTTCCATTACTTCACCGATGCCGACGTCGTGCGACATCGCTTGGTGCGAGACATCATCCGTGCCTACAACGCCGATGCGGCCGGCGCATGA
- the ybeY gene encoding rRNA maturation RNase YbeY encodes MSSRRENPRAVSVQADGVRVPVAADRLVELSRSVLRALKVPRAMISVTFVSSRTSATLNRRHLGHRGPTDVITFALGSDPAGTVIADIYISPDVARRQAKEFGVGVREEIARLVVHGMLHACGWEHPDGEERMTSPMWRRQEQLLHRFWMTPTRTA; translated from the coding sequence ATGAGCAGCAGGCGTGAGAATCCCCGCGCCGTGTCGGTGCAAGCCGATGGGGTTCGCGTACCGGTTGCCGCCGATCGTCTGGTCGAACTGTCGCGCAGCGTGCTGCGCGCGCTCAAGGTGCCGCGCGCGATGATCAGCGTCACGTTCGTGTCGTCACGCACCAGCGCGACGCTCAATCGACGGCATCTCGGTCATCGCGGACCGACCGACGTAATCACGTTCGCTTTGGGCTCCGATCCTGCGGGGACCGTCATCGCCGACATCTACATCAGCCCGGATGTCGCGCGCCGGCAGGCGAAGGAGTTTGGGGTCGGCGTACGTGAAGAGATTGCGCGCCTCGTGGTGCATGGTATGCTGCACGCCTGCGGGTGGGAACATCCCGACGGCGAGGAACGGATGACGTCGCCGATGTGGCGACGCCAGGAGCAATTGCTGCATCGCTTCTGGATGACGCCGACCCGTACCGCATGA